A genomic region of Magnolia sinica isolate HGM2019 chromosome 6, MsV1, whole genome shotgun sequence contains the following coding sequences:
- the LOC131248183 gene encoding uncharacterized protein LOC131248183 isoform X5: MMPKHRDRALKELYDLTGKIRGPEITPVLRGRCRIQGPVEETDHGVRTVKQEGSPSEKRIVKGAINENFHMRLESGTCNVCATPCSSCMHLNQTISVMESKIEGEFSDDADMVPLSKNRACDGRQRTASEASNLVSASSSHDSLCENAQSKATTRTCDAPDGFEDVEMLPKLSSSKTTVQDVLLNGGRDIASQRTSGRHEEQHGLECHGDNISCVTGAKEESQHGTTTKESLQKKCSGITSETADISNKSDPLGFPPSNNVNAHNNSPKLQLPHSLSQRGNSLFSRGDSKDLEDNSSSQLMAETPECSIEHTDSSLAEPPTSKAVDGQKSGGLPPVTIVPKIEGSKASLIKRSFSSSTETGGHKDGNPPMKSIKCSDNKQQSGKSSASLEVSDMQEQPPQSQPIAECENSGSDILEDDVKVCDICGDTGREEMLAICSRCSDGAEHTYCMRIMLDELPEGDWLCEECLLKEDAETQNVDKVEGTSATIKAPSSNEKNQNHGGTFNPKLLSKLDIKSQETEGNQAVKVATSPQLSAKRLADNLEVPSVSKRQAIEMSTGSPGTTSPGRRPALSRENSFKNFDVGKVKPGHLLPSSASRSGNSSQEVPRSLTSPGPNSSRMQALLQSPRGVLSKSATFNNSSLKPKVKQIFEDVAQKKKMERQSSISSTRKEKLNRSIDRSMSFKTTSSGHSNANESRTKLQSPNLSRAEDPRGLKQSKEHNLIERKNSFKLDCSLVSSSPMASPKSMFHDESMSLLGSMNNSRDPKAARHDRKLNTPSDPATFPAKRGSENPTTPVKKQPSCLSSGFAVPSSNGKYSSEGQKPCQVGPKEDTTVFSRAADGLCGGRDVTLQDGLLRSQESTNQDRKSKEPSSFSLSGQNVSSGTASKHVRCQRCNEVGHTLQFCPAVSLRVSALKASAVRSSREVTHKSNKWKDAVEAAMTKTRLHKSNRLPDQSEELSLSSTDLSFEVASKDQLSSSSSCLRNFSPEGTFDEQEALRSSTADSRGTAAASTINSNQQTAYLKEIACASREENLNGPLLDATKPKPYMINLPNQAPTLANPFRISAIPEYDYIWQGGIEVQRSGRIPDFCDGIQAHLSTCASLKVFEVVKKFPCKLQLEEVHRLSSWPIQFQHDCATEDNIALYLFAKDMDSYERNYKKLLENMLKNDLALKGNFEGIELLIFPSNQLPEKSQRWNRLFFLWAVFKVRSTDCSKLNPGSQKKICGASSDLDPLAQDLARPAMTEAAMSQNICSYGHMDQELSNLRSPKAPEVIKSTSVDLPFLSSSGEGDGNTYITGSTLHPRSTFHELKESAVDDTHSSDKNTSCLSSSGRGDGNTYVTGSTPDQRPTFHELKESAVDDTHSSEKNASCLIHGFHPSASVNQMTSLCETCSSSKIPMKSPQLCSEVKSKCTSLRFSVRWLHRTTNA; encoded by the exons ATGATGCCAAAGCACCGGGACCGGGCCTTGAAAGAGCTCTACGATCTTACCGGCAAGATTCGGGGACCTGAG ATCACTCCAGTCTTGAGAGGGAGATGCCGTATACAAGGGCCTGTGGAGGAGACCGACCATGGCGTTCGGACAGTTAAG caGGAAGGATCGCCATCTGAAAAAAGAATTGTTAAGGGTGCCATTAATGAGAATTTTCATATGAGATTGGAATCTGGAACGTGTAACGTTTGTGCCACTCCTTGCTCATCTTGTATGCATTTGAACCAAACTATATCAGTAATGGAATCAAAGATTGAGGGTGAGTTTTCAGATGATGCTGATATGGTACCACTTTCCAAGAACAGAGCATGTGATGGCAGGCAACGTACAGCTAGCGAAGCCAGTAACTTAGTCAGTGCCAGTTCAAGTCATGATTCATTGTGTGAAAATGCTCAAAGCAAAGCGACTACGAGGACCTGTGATGCGCCTGATGGGTTTGAAGATGTTGAGATGCTCCCAAAGTTGTCATCAAGTAAAACCACTGTGCAAGATGTGCTCCTTAATGGAGGACGTGATATTGCTTCTCAAAGAACCTCAGGACGGCATGAGGAGCAGCACGGATTAGAATGTCATGGTGATAACATATCATGTGTTACTGGAGCTAAAG AAGAAAGCCAGCATGGTACAACAACTAAAGAGTCTCTTCAGAAAAAATGTTCTGGTATTACTTCAGAAACTGCAGATATTTCCAACAAGTCTGACCCATTGGGATTTCCACCCTCAAATAATGTCAATGCACACAATAATTCACCAAAATTGCAGCTTCCACATTCTCTTTCTCAAAGAGGCAATTCATTATTTTCTCGTGGAGATTCTAAAGATTTGGAAGACAATTCAAGTTCCCAGCTTATGGCAGAGACTCCTGAATGCTCCATAGAACACACTGATTCTTCATTGGCAGAACCTCCGACAAGTAAGGCTGTTGATGGCCAGAAATCTGGTGGACTTCCACCTGTTACTATCGTTCCAAAAATTGAAGGTAGTAAAGCAAGTCTCATCAAACGTAGTTTTTCTTCATCCACTGAAACTGGAGGCCACAAGGATGGTAACCCACCAATGAAGTCTATAAAATGTTCAGATAATAAGCAGCAATCTGGAAAGTCAAGTGCCTCTTTGGAAGTTTCTGATATGCAGGAACAACCTCCACAATCTCAGCCCATCGCAGAGTGTGAAAATTCTGGATCAGACATTCTAGAGGATGAT GTAAAGGTCTGTGATATATGTGGAGATACAGGCCGGGAGGAGATGCTTGCTATTTGTAGCAGATGCAGTGATGGCGCAGAGCACAC CTATTGCATGAGAATAATGCTCGATGAACTTCCAGAAGGTGATTGGCTATGTGAAGAATGCCTCCTGAAGGAGGATGCTGAAACCCAAAATGTGGATAAAGTGGAGGGGACATCAGCAACTATAAAAGCACCATCctcaaatgaaaaaaatcaaaaccatGGAGGCACCTTCAATCCTAAGCTTCTCTCTAAGTTGGATATCAAATCTCAGGAAACAGAGGGAAACCAAGCTGTAAAAGTAGCCACAAGTCCACAGCTGTCTGCTAAAAGACTAGCAGATAATCTGGAAGTTCCTTCAGTGTCAAAAAGACAGGCCATTGAAATGAGCACTGGATCACCAGGGACTACCAGCCCTGGCAGAAGACCTGCACTGTCTCGAGAGAATTCATTCAAGAACTTCGATGTGGGGAAAGTCAAGCCGGGCCATTTGTTACCTTCATCTGCAAGTCGCTCGGGCAACAGTTCTCAAGAGGTTCCCCGCTCCCTTACTTCTCCAGGTCCTAACTCATCCAGGATGCAAGCACTCCTTCAGTCACCTCGAG GTGTACTTTCTAAGTCAGCtactttcaacaactcaagcttGAAACCAAAAGTAAAACAGATATTTGAAGATGTTgctcaaaagaaaaaaatggaaagaCAATCTTCTATAAGTAGCACAAGAAAGGAGAAATTGAATAGAAGTATTGACAGATCTATGTCATTCAAAACCACAAGCTCAGGCCACTCAAATGCCAATGAATCAAGAACTAAATTGCAATCTCCAAATTTATCTCGTGCTGAGGATCCAAGAGGCTTGAAGCAATCAAAAGAACATAATCTAATAGAGAGGAAGAATTCTTTTAAATTGGATTGCTCATTGGTTAGTTCATCACCAATGGCCAGTCCAAAGAGCATGTTCCATGATGAAAGTATGTCATTGCTTGGCTCCATGAACAATTCGCGTGATCCAAAGGCTGCACGCCACGACAGGAAATTAAACACTCCATCTGACCCTGCTACTTTCCCTGCTAAAAGAGGATCAGAAAATCCAACTACTCCAG TGAAGAAGCAGCCATCATGCTTATCCAGTGGTTTTGCTGTTCCATCTTCAAATGGGAAGTACAGTTCTGAGGGACAAAAGCCATGCCAAGTTGGCCCTAAGGAAGACACAACAGTTTTTTCTCGTGCAGCTGATGGATTGTGTGGTGGTCGCGATGTAACTTTGCAAGATGGCTTGCTTCGATCACAGGAATCCACAAACCAAGATAGAAAAAGCAAGGAGCCTTCCTCTTTCAGCTTGTCTGGGCAGAATGTTTCATCTGGAACTGCAAGTAAACATGTTCGATGCCAAAGATGTAATGAAGTGGGTCATACTCTACAATTTTGTCCAGCTGTGAGCCTTCGTGTTTCTGCTCTCAAGGCTTCTGCTGTGAGAAGTTCAAGGGAGgtgacccacaaaagcaacaagTGGAAAGATGCTGTAGAAGCAGCCATGACAAAGACTAGGCTACATAAAAGTAATAGATTGCCTGATCAATCAGAGGAATTATCTTTGTCAAGTACTGATTTGAGCTTTGAAGTAGCTTCTAAAGATCAATTATCAAGTTCTTCAAGCTGTTTGAGGAATTTTTCCCCAGAAGGCACATTTGATGAGCAAGAGGCTTTGAGGAGCTCCACTGCTGATTCTCGTGGAACTGCAGCTGCATCTACTATCAATTCTAATCAACAAACTGCATATTTGAAAGAAATAGCATGTGCTTCCAGAGAAGAGAACTTGAATGGTCCTCTTTTGGATGCAACTAAACCAAAGCCTTACATGATAAATTTGCCAAATCAAGCTCCTACACTTGCCAACCCTTTCAGAATTTCAGCCATTCCGGAGTATGATTACATATGGCA GGGCGGCATTGAGGTGCAGAGAAGTGGAAGAATTCCTGACTTCTGTGATGGGATTCAAGCACACCTGTCAACTTGTGCATCACTGAAAGTTTTTGAAGTAGTGAAGAAGTTCCCTTGTAAACTCCAGTTGGAGGAAGTTCACCGATTGAGCTCATGGCCAATTCAATTCCAGCACGACTGTGCCACTGAAGATAACATTGCTCTCTACCTCTTCGCTAAAGATATGGATAG TTACGAAAGGAATTACAAGAAGTTGTTAGAAAATATGCTAAAGAATGATTTGGCTCTTAAAGGGAACTTTGAGGGAATTGAGCTTCTCATATTTCCATCAAACCAGCTCCCTGAGAAATCCCAGC GTTGGAATAGATTATTTTTCCTTTGGGCCGTATTCAAAGTAAGGAGTACAGATTGCTCAAAATTGAATCCTGGTTCTCAAAAGAAGATCTGTGGAGCTAGTTCGGATCTGGACCCTTTGGCCCAAGATTTGGCCCGCCCTGCCATGACTGAGGCTGCTATGTCCCAGAACATATGTTCTTATGGGCATATGGATCAGGAATTGTCCAACCTCAGATCACCCAAAGCACCAGAAGTAATCAAATCTACTTCTGTGGATTTGCCGTTTTTATCGTCTTCTGGTGAAGGGGATGGTAATACTTACATAACAGGATCAACTCTTCATCCAAGGTCCACTTTTCATGAACTCAAAGAGTCAGCAGTTGATGACACACATTCATCTGACAAGAACACTTCGTGTTTATCGTCTTCTGGGAGAGGGGATGGCAATACTTACGTAACAGGTTCAACTCCTGATCAGAGACCCACTTTTCATGAACTCAAAGAGTCAGCAGTTGATGACACACATTCATCTGAGAAGAACGCCTCATGTTTAATTCATGGATTTCATCCATCGGCGAGTGTTAATCAGATGACAAGTTTATGTGAGACCTGTTCTTCATCGAAGATTCCGATGAAAAGTCCGCAGTTGTGCTCAGAAGTGAAAAGCAAATGTACCTCTTTG AGGTTTTCTGTCAGATGGCTTCACCGCACTACCAATGCATGA